Genomic segment of Engystomops pustulosus chromosome 8, aEngPut4.maternal, whole genome shotgun sequence:
TCTTCTCCACCTTAGAAGTGGCCACAGTGACTGACTCTTCCTGTGAAAGGACCTGTATGTCCACCACATGGTGAAGAGCCTCCTCCATAATAATACCAGCCACAGGTGAGACAGGTTCATCATCATTACTCAAGTTCTCATCTCTGAGGGTTTTGGTCAATGGTTCTGTCACTTGATAAAGGGACTCAGTTGGGGTCGCAGAGTTTAAGGCACCTGGATCATCAGTGGACAGATTCTGGTACCAAGTGAAGTTGTCTATCGAAGACTCTCCAGTGAAAAACCAAAACTGCACAGATGAGACACGACGACTCAGAATGTGAGGAGATGGACGGAAGATGTAGGTGAAACTGTTGCCTCCTTCTGACTCTGTGGCATCAAGAGTTGGAGTCTCGCAGAGGACATCTGGAAGAAGGTCTTAAGTTTAGTATCTACACCAAGAAAGTCATCGATTCATATATAATAAGGCAGCCTAAAATATCTCAAAGAGACAatccagaaatgtccacagcagagcccccctttacagaaatgtccacagcagagccccccattatagaaatgtccacagcagagcccccctttacagaaatgtccagagcagaactcccctttacagaaatgtccacagcagagcctccctttaatgaaattgccactacagagcccccctttaatttgAAATGgtcactgcagagccccctttaatgaaatggccactgcagagccccctttcaAGAAAttctcacagcagagcccccctttaattaaacagCAGATCCACCATTGCTGTCAGGTGGGCAGTCCTGGATGTGGCACAGACAGCCAAGCACCACCCATGTGACAGAAGAGAACCTAATTAGCATAGTTGCATcttaaggctccatgcacaagTCTGTGTGCTCCTTGTGCCGGGTGTTGAAGAGAAGGATTGATCTCTCCTcagcccttccctctccatagggagctgaGTGGCTGCGCAACAAGccggggcaggaataggacctcgcTCAGACACGGTGCGGGGGGACACGGTGCGGGGGGACACGGTGTGCTTACTGCCGTTTTTGTGGCTTGCTCACGGCTGTCATATGCAGGTGAATGGGGCCTAACAGCAGTGGTTGATGAGGAACAAAAATACAACTGTTTTGGGATTTGTGGGGCACCGGCATTATTGGTGGAGGTCTTCTGTAATTGCCAAAATGTACCTACAACCTATTTTGTACCTGTAGGTGCCTCCAATTCTGTATGAAttagaaaaaatacattttttgatgGTCCCTCATATTACGGCAATTATCTCCCACATGTGCACCACCATACGGTGACACTTAGATGTCTAAGCTCCATGGTCATGACTCCGCTACGAGTCTGTGCACTATATCACttctcctatagcagtgatggcgaacctatggcacgggtgccagaggtggcactcggagccctttctgtgggcacccaggctgctcTCCAGAACAgagtttaccagataggactcaaatctttctgcagtcccagacaacttgagatgctgctcccAATGCTCTTTAAAGATCTCACATCTTTGACAGattagaactgcaggaagagtgagaaggtgtgaacagggctggattatctttggaggtccccttgccctcctgctttcaactgtatcggTGTCCCCAGGGGGTCAATtcaattgaatgttgtggaagaacagggagcaaaatgttactgtttaaattgtcatgttggcacttgatagaaaataagtgggttttggttgcagtttgggcacccggtctccaaaaggttcgccatcactgtcctatagctTGCCTAAGCCCTATGTGTCCTCCTCGTAGCTCGTGAACGGTGCAATAGGACAAAAGCCCCACCTATTGACACTGGACAGTACTACAACCGATACAATATTCCCATACACCAATTCCGACACACCGGGACTGTTGCGATGGTTTCTGCAAATTCCAAAATGTCCTAGAAAAGCTCTAGTTATTCTGGAAAGTCTAGACTGATTGTCATAGGGGCCTGGTTCAGTGTAAGTCAAAGTAGAAGTCATGGACATGTCTGAAATGTGGCCGATGACCCCCATGACAATAACAGAGAACGTGACTTGAGCAAAACCAACCTTCTCCAACCCAATAACAAGGAACACCATCTATGAATCAGCTCTCTACCCCAGTCCTGTATCTCAGTAGGTACCCAAGTGGCTTGTTTATCCCATCACTACCCACCATCCCCGGACTGGGTGCTTGGACACTACCTACCTGATGACGGGAACAGTATGACCTGGGACGTGTCCTCCAGCCCATGTTCTTTCTTTTGGCTGTGTCTCTTACGTAGAATCCTCTCCTCATATCTTACGGGACCATTCATATTTGGGGGCGTTGTTGAGGGAGTAGAGGTTGGCGGAGGAGACCCCAGTGCCTCCACGATCCTAGTCTTCACCTTGTCCAAGATATACTGGCGCTCAGCCTCAGGCATCTCACAGCCTTGGCTCGTCTTGGTGGACATGATGGCAAAGAACACAACAAGCACAAGAGCCATGGATGACATTTTTGGGTCAAGTTGGAGGAAAGTCCTACCAAGTGACTTCTTGATGCTGTCTCTTGTGTTCGGGGAGATGTCACTTGGGCTGTCACTTCAGAGTGTTCTGTCTTGTCTCAGTTGAGTCTGGGGCTTGGGTATGTCCTCCCTCTTGATGTCTCGCAGACCTCCTTGGACAGCTTTCTGCTGATTAGTCCTATATGCCATGGACTGTAGTTGTCCGTCTCCTGAAGTCTTGATGTCCCGCAGATGTCTCGCAATGCTCTGTTCTCCTGCAGATTTCTTGTACGTTATCAAAGTTGGCAATGAGAAGGAGCTGGGCACAGAGAAAACTATCTGTATCAGACGCCTGGAATGTATTGTTTGCCCCAGAGATAATGTGACCAGACCGCGCTGACCAGTCGTTTCGCATGGGAACAGCCACCCGCCCCTTCGGAAGGGACCTTGAGCCCAGTAATGAGAGACCAACTATTGACtttgtttttatattataatttttatatttaaggATAAATCTTGTTCAGcttcagcaggtgtgaccacgcAGACTGAagccaatgttaggtattgtccctggagagatgtgtaaacagacctttgtgtatgttgttagtagcagcaggactgtgatatatggatttatattctaggattgtatactctgcaagtgcactgggggcgtgtcctcacactgctgtgccctctcctctctgctgccagtggtaggtattgtccctggataaatttataatcatacctttgtgtatgttgttagtagcagcaggactgtgaaatatggatttatattctagcatTGCAGCCTTTGcatgtgcactgggggcatgacctcacactgctgtgctctctcctctctgcagccagtggtaggtattgtccctggataaatTTATAATTatagctttgtgtatgttgttagtagcagcaggactgtgaaatgtgtatttatgtaggaTTGTAGCCTCTCCACTGAGGgtgtggcctcacactgctgtgttctgtgcactGGACTGTTCCATAGTCTCCTTCTGTTTTCAATGACTACTTTAGTAGGGGAAGCGGCCTGTCCCCAAGGCTCCCTCTATGGTAAGTGCACCCAAGGAAGTGCCTGATATTTCCATGAGGTTTAAGGCGTCTGTGTGCGGTTTCTGTCCAGATAAGACGGTGACCTTGATAATGTATCGGGGAGAAGGTTTCCTGTGAGATATCACCacactgagattattattattcttcctCTGCTGAAATGTGgctttattttatgtaattacaAGCTGTAATCCCGGAGCTGCTCcggataggaaataactgctcttagctataacaaaatagaaggggttcacaaaaaaatgttatatgtatctatctatctctgactgtctctgtgtctctctgactgtcactAACAATCtcagtcactgactgtctctgtcactgaccatttctgtctctgaccgtctctttcagtgactgtctccgtccgtctctgtctctgacattctctgtctttgaccgtctctttgagtaactgtcactgaccatctctctctctctgaccttctctgtctttgaccgtctctttgagtgactgctcTTCCTGACCATCTCTCTCAGTGATTGccactgactgtctctttcagtgcctgtctctgactgtctctttcagtgacggtcactgactgtc
This window contains:
- the INHA gene encoding inhibin alpha chain, whose protein sequence is MSSMALVLVVFFAIMSTKTSQGCEMPEAERQYILDKVKTRIVEALGSPPPTSTPSTTPPNMNGPVRYEERILRKRHSQKKEHGLEDTSQVILFPSSDVLCETPTLDATESEGGNSFTYIFRPSPHILSRRVSSVQFWFFTGESSIDNFTWYQNLSTDDPGALNSATPTESLYQVTEPLTKTLRDENLSNDDEPVSPVAGIIMEEALHHVVDIQVLSQEESVTVATSKVEKMDDWTVFHLAPAFLNYVTRGLFVLLVHCPTCPCSEQPEHTPFLVYSTRPSQRGRRSGVPWSPSALELLQRPPAPGVESTQCHRGSLNITFEELGWNQWIVHPGSFQFHYCHGTCSPKSELSMTLHWGNCCAALPSTMKPLRVTTTTDGGFSFRYETVPNLLTQDCACS